One genomic segment of Coriobacteriia bacterium includes these proteins:
- a CDS encoding adenosylhomocysteinase: protein MDYDVKDLSLADAGKDRIEWADRDMPVLAQIRERFAKERPFEGKRVSGCMHVTTETANLMRAFAAGGADISLCASNPLSTQDDVAAALVKHYGVSVHAIKGEDTETYFGHIDAVIATHPQITMDDGCDVVSRIHAKFPEVLPDIIGGTEETTTGVIRLKAMMKDGALKYPIVAVNDADTKHMFDNRYGTGQSTIDGIIRATNRLLAGRTMVVSGYGWCGKGASMRARGLGAKVTICEVDPLKALEAVMDGFRVMPAAQAAKEADIWVTVTGDLNVIDAPAFENMKSEAIICNSGHFNAEINIPWMREHATSVRTVKPMVEEFTMPDGRIMYLLAEGRLVNLSCAEGHPASVMDMSFANQALAAEWIIKNSSSLSAGVYDMPADIDAEIARLKLETMGVEIDTLTPAQEKYLNSWTEGTV, encoded by the coding sequence ATGGATTACGATGTAAAAGATCTCTCGCTCGCAGATGCAGGCAAGGATAGAATCGAGTGGGCTGATAGGGATATGCCCGTCCTGGCCCAAATTCGTGAGCGTTTCGCGAAAGAACGCCCCTTCGAGGGGAAGCGTGTGTCGGGGTGCATGCATGTCACCACCGAGACCGCAAACTTAATGCGCGCGTTCGCCGCAGGTGGAGCGGATATAAGTCTCTGTGCCTCGAATCCCCTTTCGACGCAAGACGATGTCGCCGCCGCACTCGTCAAGCACTACGGTGTGTCCGTTCACGCCATCAAGGGTGAGGATACCGAGACGTATTTCGGTCACATCGATGCGGTTATCGCCACCCACCCTCAAATCACCATGGACGACGGGTGCGATGTCGTGAGCCGTATCCACGCGAAATTTCCCGAGGTGCTTCCCGATATCATCGGTGGTACCGAGGAGACGACGACCGGTGTTATTCGCCTCAAAGCGATGATGAAGGACGGCGCACTCAAATATCCGATCGTCGCGGTCAACGACGCGGACACCAAGCACATGTTCGACAACCGTTACGGTACCGGACAATCAACTATCGATGGCATCATTCGCGCGACGAACCGCCTTCTGGCCGGTCGCACCATGGTCGTTTCCGGTTACGGATGGTGCGGCAAAGGCGCTTCGATGCGCGCTCGCGGTCTCGGCGCGAAGGTAACCATCTGCGAAGTCGATCCTTTGAAGGCACTCGAAGCGGTTATGGACGGTTTTCGCGTGATGCCGGCAGCCCAGGCGGCGAAAGAAGCCGATATCTGGGTCACGGTGACCGGCGACTTGAACGTCATCGACGCCCCTGCATTCGAGAACATGAAGTCCGAAGCGATTATCTGCAACTCGGGTCATTTTAACGCTGAAATCAACATTCCGTGGATGCGCGAGCATGCGACATCCGTGCGCACCGTGAAGCCGATGGTCGAAGAATTCACGATGCCTGACGGTCGGATCATGTACCTTCTTGCCGAGGGGCGTTTGGTAAACCTCTCCTGCGCCGAGGGACACCCCGCCAGCGTCATGGACATGAGCTTTGCCAATCAGGCGCTTGCTGCGGAATGGATTATTAAGAACTCTTCATCGCTTTCCGCGGGGGTTTACGATATGCCTGCCGACATCGATGCGGAAATCGCTCGTCTCAAACTGGAGACCATGGGAGTTGAAATCGATACGCTCACTCCCGCACAGGAGAAGTATCTCAATAGCTGGACAGAGGGAACCGTTTAA